A window of the Henckelia pumila isolate YLH828 chromosome 3, ASM3356847v2, whole genome shotgun sequence genome harbors these coding sequences:
- the LOC140889326 gene encoding uncharacterized protein codes for MLRVEYSGVATRASLDSGATHSFISEAFTRKRGIECEELFGGFTVTIPLDEELSTRSIVKNLELLFQGQSVSADLIVLPMPEFDMILGMGWMTKNVVVIDFQQRSVMVRPEGEEPFWFESTRDSRRTQIISFMQAKQLVHDGGEAFLASISLTELPPRPDISDMDVVRDF; via the exons ATGCTTCGT GTAGAATATTCCGGTGTGGCCACTAGAGCCTCgttagactcaggggctacACATTCTTTTATTTCGGAGGCTTTTACCCGCAAGCGGGGTATTGAGTGTGAAGAGCTGTTTGGTGGATTCACAGTGACCATCCCATTAGATGAAGAACTGTCCACGAGGAGTATAGTGAAGAATCTTGAGCTCTTGTTTCAAGGGCAATCAGTGAGTGCAGATCTGATAGTGTTGCCCATGCCTGAGTTTGACATGATTCTTGGGATGGGCTGGATGACGAAGAATGTTGTGGTGATTGACTTCCAGCAGAGATCAGTGATGGTCAGACCGGAAGGAGAAGAACCGTTTTGGTTTGAGTCTACTAGGGATTCGAGGAGGACTCAGATTATATCTTTCATGCAAGCTAAGCAGTTGGTGCATGATGGAGGTGAGGCATTTTTAGCCAGTATATCTTTGACAGAGTTGCCACCACGTCCAGATATTTCAGATATGGACGTTGTCAGAGATTTTTAG